One part of the Solanum dulcamara chromosome 8, daSolDulc1.2, whole genome shotgun sequence genome encodes these proteins:
- the LOC129899577 gene encoding uncharacterized protein LOC129899577, with protein sequence MNRFRTKLSGFCMARAVVHVRARSPCQPYKKTGSIKFNDSDSKCSSTEMSFNSVNSRPDSESSGNNNNNSDNRVLVVVDPSLDPNCALQWALSHTVQSQDTIILLYVSKISKEGEKANSEINQRAYELLCSMKNMCQTRKPGVQVEIVMQEGKEKGPVVVEEAKQHKASLLVLGQRKRSIMWRLLRIWSRKKSRSRVVEYCIQKAHCMTIAVRRKSSKYGGYLITTKRHNNFWLLA encoded by the exons ATGAATCGGTTCCGAACAAAGTTGTCCGGATTCTGCATGGCCCGAGCAGTTGTCCATGTTCGAGCCCGTTCTCCTTGTCAACCGTACAAGAAAACGGGCTCGATCAAGTTCAACGACTCTGACAGTAAATGTAGCAGCACGGAAATGAGCTTCAACAGTGTCAATTCGAGGCCGGATTCTGAGAGTAGtggcaataataataataatagcgaCAACAGAGTCCTGGTTGTGGTTGATCCTAGTCTTGATCCCAATTGTGCTTTGCAATGGGCACTTTCACATACTGTTCAAAGCCAGGATACTATTATTCTTCTCTATGTCAGCAAAatctcaaaagaag GTGAAAAAGCCAACAGTGAAATTAATCAGAGGGCCTATGAACTTCTTTGCTCCATGAAAAATATGTGCCAAACAAGGAAACCAGGA GTGCAAGTGGAGATAGTAATGCAAGAAGGAAAAGAGAAAGGACCTGTGGTGGTTGAAGAAGCAAAGCAACACAAGGCCTCTTTACTGGTGTTAGGACAGAGGAAAAGATCAATAATGTGGCGCCTGCTAAGAATATGGTCAAGGAAAAAGTCGAGAAGCAGAGTTGTGGAATACTGTATTCAGAAGGCACATTGCATGACAATTGCTGTGAGAAGGAAGAGCAGCAAGTATGGAGGATATCTCATTACTACTAAGCGTCATAACAACTTTTGGCTTTTGGCTTAA